One stretch of Deltaproteobacteria bacterium DNA includes these proteins:
- a CDS encoding histone deacetylase family protein, with amino-acid sequence MKIIFHEDFYQVYTFDPAAAEGRMEAVVEVIKPVAEFVAAQPASEDDIAAVHTTAHVDGVRRLGLYPISALAAGGAIQAATLGLTEPAFGLIRPPGHHASADSSWGFCYFNNMAVALEHLKRKEKIQTAYVLDIDLHFGDGTVNILRDRSFAFVHNVEAHGREAYLDEITEAMERCQADLIGISAGFDNHEEDWGGLLRTADYLEIGRKVRVAARRCGGGCFALLEGGYNHQVLGLSVMALIEGLSEI; translated from the coding sequence ATGAAGATTATTTTTCATGAGGATTTCTACCAGGTTTACACGTTTGATCCCGCGGCTGCTGAAGGACGAATGGAAGCCGTGGTGGAGGTGATTAAACCTGTGGCCGAGTTCGTGGCCGCTCAGCCCGCGTCTGAAGATGATATCGCAGCCGTGCATACAACGGCCCATGTGGACGGGGTGCGGCGTCTGGGCCTTTATCCAATTTCCGCCCTGGCCGCAGGAGGCGCTATCCAGGCCGCCACGCTTGGCTTGACCGAGCCTGCCTTTGGACTTATCCGCCCGCCCGGGCATCACGCCTCTGCGGACTCATCCTGGGGCTTTTGCTATTTTAACAACATGGCCGTCGCCCTGGAGCACCTCAAACGAAAAGAAAAAATCCAGACCGCGTACGTGCTGGATATTGATCTGCACTTCGGGGATGGCACGGTCAATATCTTAAGAGATAGAAGTTTTGCCTTTGTCCACAATGTCGAGGCCCACGGTCGGGAGGCCTATCTGGATGAGATCACCGAGGCCATGGAGCGCTGTCAGGCAGACCTGATTGGAATCTCGGCAGGGTTCGACAACCATGAGGAGGATTGGGGCGGACTGTTAAGAACAGCGGACTACCTGGAGATCGGCCGCAAGGTTCGAGTCGCAGCGAGGCGCTGTGGCGGGGGATGCTTCGCCCTCCTGGAAGGAGGTTATAACCACCAGGTGCTGGGGCTAAGCGTCATGGCCCTGATTGAAGGATTATCAGAGATCTAA
- a CDS encoding MFS transporter, which produces MKIKLKRLTGMTRLKLKRLLIDPRKVFFGWWITIAGGLLCIWGYGYHSYGFSALFKPISEELGFSRTATSVAASITRFEGGLEAPLVGYLSDRYGPRISVFLGIFMAGLGMILMYAVHSLWTFYLVWSVICATGINISLSVPLDVAITNWFVKKRGMALSIKWVFSGLSGVIGLPIVAWLTITYGWRTACVIGGVVMWVVGLPLVWFFIKPHRPEYYGLLPDGASIKADDTAEAVQAGVEYAAEAGEMEFTARQAMKTRAFWLLVVSYMFHGALYPVMSIHCIPFLTDRGLDPLVAAGTMSIYITASLPARFVSGVVADRVSTPTIRFLMAGAYFLQCTGVTLFLFYQQSMSALYGFFILYGIGMGAAMTLTPVLRARYFGRKAFGTIAGVSRAFNVPVGVLGPVAAGWIYDSTGSYIPAFILFAVMLGASAVIMSFVAPPKN; this is translated from the coding sequence TTGAAGATTAAACTGAAGCGCTTAACCGGGATGACCCGTCTTAAACTAAAACGTTTGCTGATTGATCCGCGAAAGGTGTTCTTCGGCTGGTGGATAACCATCGCCGGCGGCCTGCTGTGCATCTGGGGATACGGCTATCATTCCTATGGATTTTCAGCGTTGTTCAAGCCCATATCCGAGGAGCTGGGTTTCAGCCGGACAGCGACGTCAGTGGCCGCGTCAATAACAAGATTCGAAGGCGGCCTGGAGGCCCCGTTAGTAGGGTATTTATCCGACCGGTACGGTCCGAGGATTAGCGTCTTCCTGGGCATTTTTATGGCAGGCCTCGGTATGATCTTGATGTACGCCGTACACTCGCTCTGGACGTTTTATCTGGTCTGGTCGGTTATCTGCGCCACCGGTATTAATATCAGCTTGAGTGTGCCTCTGGACGTAGCCATTACCAACTGGTTTGTCAAGAAGAGAGGCATGGCTCTGAGCATCAAGTGGGTCTTCTCCGGTCTTTCCGGGGTGATCGGACTTCCCATCGTGGCCTGGCTCACCATTACTTACGGCTGGCGCACGGCCTGTGTCATCGGCGGCGTGGTCATGTGGGTCGTCGGGCTGCCTCTGGTCTGGTTTTTCATCAAACCGCACCGCCCGGAGTACTATGGACTGCTGCCTGACGGCGCTTCTATTAAAGCGGATGACACTGCCGAGGCTGTGCAGGCCGGGGTTGAGTATGCCGCCGAAGCCGGCGAAATGGAATTCACTGCCAGGCAGGCTATGAAAACCCGCGCTTTCTGGCTGCTGGTAGTGTCGTACATGTTCCACGGCGCGCTTTACCCTGTCATGAGCATACACTGCATCCCTTTTCTGACCGACAGGGGTCTGGACCCCCTTGTGGCCGCTGGGACCATGTCAATCTATATCACCGCCAGTCTCCCGGCAAGGTTTGTCAGCGGCGTTGTCGCGGACCGGGTGAGCACGCCCACAATACGCTTTTTGATGGCAGGGGCATACTTCCTGCAATGTACCGGTGTTACCCTTTTCCTCTTCTATCAGCAGAGCATGAGCGCGCTGTATGGTTTCTTTATTCTGTATGGTATCGGCATGGGAGCAGCCATGACCCTGACTCCGGTGCTCAGAGCGCGGTACTTCGGCCGGAAGGCCTTTGGCACCATCGCCGGTGTCTCCCGGGCTTTCAACGTGCCTGTTGGAGTCTTGGGCCCTGTCGCGGCCGGCTGGATCTATGACAGCACCGGGAGCTATATACCTGCCTTTATTCTCTTCGCGGTCATGCTTGGCGCATCCGCGGTGATCATGTCCTTTGTCGCACCCCCAAAAAACTAG
- a CDS encoding carboxylesterase/lipase family protein translates to MSVLVETQYGTLEGIQNEGLQVFKGIPYAQPPVGKLRFCAPLRPAGWEGVREAKEFSASAIQGTSPVPGVAAEGPLSEDCLYLNVYTPRADDARRPVMFWIHGGGFTLGSAALPLYNGGFLAERGDVVVVTINYRLGALGYLFLGSHGGRDWGASANCGQLDQIAALEWAHDNIAFFGGDPNNVTIFGESAGAVAVVTLMAIPQAKGLFHKVIAQSGAADGVQTPEQAAGLTKAFLADLGVDPENTQKLQEVSAEDILKAQPGEAIDWTKPAQARARLFPVVDGETLPRHPREAVKEGEAKGIPLMAGTNRDEMKLFKDHKNVKPISDEELEQIAQTLRPPGALASAADMVAVYKRSRAAHRLPIDNVDICDAMVSDVRFRIPCTRLAEAHGDAYLYLFTWESPAMRGALGACHALELPFVFGTLHHPMQERFAGTGPEAVRLSDQMMDAWIAFASSGNPNHEGLGSWEPYDTSQRASMLFGKESACTDAPLDEERAAWDLDK, encoded by the coding sequence ATGAGTGTCTTGGTTGAAACACAGTATGGCACATTAGAAGGGATTCAGAATGAAGGCCTTCAGGTATTTAAAGGCATCCCCTATGCGCAGCCGCCTGTGGGGAAGCTGCGCTTCTGTGCGCCGCTCCGGCCAGCCGGCTGGGAAGGGGTGCGGGAGGCCAAAGAGTTCAGCGCCTCAGCCATTCAAGGCACGTCTCCTGTGCCAGGTGTGGCGGCTGAAGGCCCTTTAAGTGAAGACTGCCTCTATCTGAACGTCTATACACCTCGGGCGGACGATGCCCGACGCCCGGTCATGTTCTGGATTCACGGTGGCGGATTCACTTTAGGTTCAGCAGCCTTACCGCTGTATAACGGCGGTTTCCTGGCTGAACGGGGCGACGTGGTCGTGGTGACCATCAATTACCGATTAGGCGCTCTGGGGTATCTTTTTTTAGGCAGTCACGGCGGCCGGGACTGGGGCGCTTCGGCTAACTGCGGCCAGCTGGACCAGATAGCAGCGCTTGAATGGGCGCACGACAATATCGCCTTTTTCGGCGGAGACCCGAATAATGTGACCATCTTCGGTGAGTCCGCCGGGGCCGTGGCCGTGGTCACTCTCATGGCCATACCGCAGGCCAAAGGCTTGTTTCACAAGGTCATCGCTCAAAGCGGCGCGGCCGATGGAGTTCAAACGCCTGAGCAGGCCGCCGGTCTCACCAAAGCATTCCTGGCTGACCTGGGCGTTGATCCTGAAAATACTCAAAAACTGCAAGAAGTCTCGGCCGAGGACATCTTAAAGGCTCAACCCGGGGAGGCCATTGACTGGACAAAACCGGCCCAGGCCCGGGCCCGGTTGTTTCCGGTAGTGGATGGTGAAACCCTGCCTCGTCATCCGCGGGAAGCCGTCAAGGAGGGAGAGGCGAAAGGCATACCCCTGATGGCGGGCACGAACCGGGATGAAATGAAGCTCTTTAAAGACCATAAAAACGTGAAGCCCATTTCGGATGAAGAACTCGAACAGATCGCTCAAACACTGCGTCCCCCGGGCGCCCTGGCGAGCGCTGCCGACATGGTTGCGGTTTACAAACGCTCAAGAGCCGCGCACCGGCTTCCAATAGACAACGTGGATATTTGCGACGCCATGGTCAGCGACGTCAGGTTCCGCATTCCCTGTACCCGGCTGGCGGAAGCTCACGGCGACGCCTATCTTTACCTGTTCACCTGGGAATCCCCGGCCATGCGCGGCGCCCTGGGCGCCTGTCACGCCCTGGAGCTGCCTTTTGTTTTTGGCACGCTGCACCATCCCATGCAGGAGCGTTTTGCCGGTACGGGTCCTGAGGCCGTGCGGTTGTCTGATCAGATGATGGACGCCTGGATCGCCTTTGCCAGTTCTGGCAATCCGAATCATGAGGGACTGGGCAGTTGGGAACCTTATGACACCAGCCAGCGGGCGAGCATGCTGTTTGGAAAAGAGTCTGCGTGTACTGATGCGCCTCTTGACGAGGAACGAGCCGCCTGGGATTTGGATAAATAA